The following coding sequences are from one Heptranchias perlo isolate sHepPer1 chromosome 13, sHepPer1.hap1, whole genome shotgun sequence window:
- the LOC137331620 gene encoding uncharacterized protein — MAEQQRLRERLERQALGALLGGYSKLLDKSDLQAALAERLQSEKCDLQNISPALDGTQNEILLQQGNQIWIRQQDELTERHKNHGDLAQSMIELNSRLQQKDREILTNEAKMVEYHKRIKKLEIECRELRTNLQDLERANHTLKNEYNTLHITFSTLEERLQKMANENRELITRWMNENSQDTNRLNTENEKDSRPFIVLGGIGTLSAMPTNPKRTDLPLAEKVKVVAALQGPKASYASVAKIFSISKSQVGRISQNRERILEEWRQNANPNRKRKRKGKDIEVEDALLLWFQQAMAEGARVSGPMLKTKAKEFAEDLGHDDFEPTDGWLSRWKARNNIVFKKDSGERHDYDSSAASGRTHEGADTGSGARVADISHDATLLDAIQMLYRAYGNMGQPARSDLSHGARSKRDVACPDPALPVGEPASAHACVPLFTTKQEEPPDPQFKYEDDCAAAKRPRLEAAPREQEAGGGSSRPAALVTASEALECVNKLGNWLQLQGPSGNCQPMLCVLRDMQTAVASSLR, encoded by the exons CCCAGCCTTGGATGGTACACAGAATGAAATACTGCTGCAGCAAGGCAACCAGATATGGATCCGCCAACAGGACGAGTTGACGGAGCGCCACAAAAATCATGGAGAT CTCGCACAAAGCATGATTGAGCTCAATAGCAGACTACAGCAAAAGGACCGAGAGATCCTGACCAACGAGGCAAA GATGGTGGAATACCACAAGCGAATTAAGAAGTTGGAGATCGAATGTCGGGAGCTGAGGACTAACCTGCAGGACTTGGAGCGAGCTAATCACACGCTGAAGAACGAATACAACACTCTCCACATCACCTTCAGCACCCTCGAGGAGCGGCTGCAGAAAATGGCCAACGAGAACCGCGAACTGATCACGCGGTGGATGAACGAGAACTCACAGGACACAAATAGGCTGAATACAGAGAATGAAAAGGACTCCAG ACCATTTATTGTCCTAGGAGGAATCGGAACGTTGTCTGCCATGCCCACAAATCCAAAACGCACAGACCTGCCCCTGGCCGAGAAGGTGAAGGTTGTGGCGGCTTTACAAGGGCCGAAAGCCTCCTACGCCTCGGTGGCCAAGATCTTCAGCATCTCGAAGAGCCAGGTGGGGCGCATCAGCCAGAACAGGGAAAGGATTCTGGAGGAATGGCGGCAGAACGCCAACCCCAACCGCAAGAGGAAGCGGAAGGGGAAGGATATCGAGGTGGAGGACGCTCTGCTGCTGTGGTTCCAACAGGCCATGGCCGAGGGAGCCCGCGTCTCGGGGCCCATGCTGAAGACCAAAGCCAAGGAGTTCGCGGAGGACCTGGGCCATGATGACTTTGAGCCGACCGATGGGTGGCTCTCACGGTGGAAGGCCCGGAACAACATTGTTTTCAAGAAAGACTCTGGTGAGCGGCATGATTACGACAGCTCCGCAGCCAGCGGCCGGACGCATGAGGGAGCCGATACCGGGAGCGGAGCCAGAGTGGCCGACATCAGCCATGACGCCACCTTGCTCGACGCGATCCAAATGTTGTACCGGGCCTACGGGAATATGGGGCAGCCGGCCCGTTCCGACCTCTCTCACGGGGCCCGGTCGAAGAGGGACGTGGCCTGCCCGGATCCCGCGCTCCCTGTGGGCGAGCCGGCCTCGGCTCACGCCTGCGTCCCCTTGTTCACGACAAAACAGGAGGAGCCGCCCGACCCGCAGTTCAAGTACGAGGACGATTGCGCAGCGGCCAAGAGGCCCCGGCTAGAAGCTGCACCGCGGGAGCAGGAGGCCGGCGGAGGGTCGTCACGCCCGGCTGCTCTCGTCACCGCCAGCGAGGCATTGGAGTGTGTCAACAAGCTGGGAAACTGGCTTCAGCTCCAAGGACCGTCAGGAAACTGCCAGCCAATGCTGTGCGTGTTACGGGACATGCAGACCGCAGTGGCAAGTTCCCTGAGGTAG